Below is a window of Pseudomonas eucalypticola DNA.
TGCCGATATCACCGTGGACAGCGTGCGCTACCAGAGCTTCAACGATTTCTCCCGCCATGTGCCGGTGCCCACCAACATCAATCTGCTGGCCATGAAGCCCCTGCGCGGCACGGTGCTGACGGTGTTTCCGCCCAACCTGGTGTTCATGGTGGTGGACAACCTGTTCGGCGGCGACGGGCGCTTCCTGGCCAAGTCGGAAGGTCGCGAGTTCACCCGCACCGAGCAGCGCATCATCCGCCGCCTGCTCAGCCTGGCCATCAGCGCCTACCAGGACGCCTGGAGTTCGGTGTACCCGCTGGAAATCGAATACCTGCGCTCGGAAATGCAGGCCAAGTTCGCCAACATCACCAGCTCGCCCAACGAGATCGTGGTCAACACCACGTTCCACCTGGAAGTGGGCAACCTGGCCAGTGATTTCAACATCGTCATTCCCTACCTGATGATCGAGCCACTGCGCCAGTTGCTCAATGGCCCCCTCACCGACAGCGATCCCGACGCCGAGAAGGCCTGGAACCGCAAGATGGCCGGCGAGATCACCCAATCGCATATCGAACTGGTGGCCGACTTCACCGAAATCGACACCAGCATCGGCCAGGTCATGGCGCTGCAGGTGGGCGACGTGCTGCCCATCGAGCTGCCCGACACCCTGGTGGCCAAGGTCGACGGCGTGCCGGTGCTGACCTGCGATTACGGCAGCCAGAACGGCCTGTGCGCCCTGCTGGTGAAAGACCTCATCGACCACTCGCCCGTAGGCCCCGAAGCCGCCAGCTTCGTGAAAGGCCCCGTGCCCCCTGCCAAGGACTCCGCCCATGACTGAACCGACCACCCCCGAGCCCACCCCGGCGCAAGACCCATCGCTGGAAGACGAATGGGCCAGCGCCATGGCCGAGCAGGGCGATGATGCCGATCTGGATGACCCATGGGCCGCAGCCCTGGCCGAACAGGAAAGCGCCCCGGCGGACGCCCCCGCCGCGGCACCTGCCAAGGTGTTTCGCCCCCTGAACAACCAGGGCGGCGGCGCCGTGAGTCGCGACCTGGAAATGATCATGGACATCCCGGTCAAGCTCAGCGTGGAACTGGGCCGCACCCGGGTGACCATCAAGCAATTGCTGGAACTGGCCCAGGGCTCGGTGCTGGCACTCGACGGGCTGGCCGGCGAGCCGATGGATATCCTCATCAACGGCTACCTGATCGCCCAGGGCGAAGTGGTGGTGGTCGATGAAAAGTATGGCATCCGCATCACCGAGATCATCACCCCGTCCGAGCGGGTACAGAAACTCAACCGATGACCAGCCCGCCCTCCTCACCCGACAGCCTCTTGGGCCTGGCCTTGCTTGGCAAGACCGGCCTGGCCTTCGCCGTAGTGGTGGCCAGCATTCTGCTATGCGGCTGGTTGGCCAAGCGCTTACGCCCCGGCCACACCCGGCCCGGCGCGCACCTGCGGCTGGTCGGCAGCACCCAAGTGGGCCAGCGCGAGCGGGTGGTGATCGTCCAGGTGCAAGGGCGCTGGCTGGTACTGGGGGTCACGCCCCAGCACATCAGCGCCCTGTCGGAACTGCCCGCCCCGGCCGATGAACCTGCCGCACCCGGCACGCCGCTGGCACCAGCCTTCGCCGAACGCCTGGCGGCCGCCGTGAAACAACGCCTGACCCCCGCCGGAAACGACACGCCATGAACCTGCGCCCCATGCTCCTGGCTGCCACTGTGCTGCCGGCCCTGATCGACACCGCCTGGGCCCAGGAAGCCCCGGGCCTGGCGGCCTTCACCAGCCAGGCCATGGGCAACGGCAGCCAGCAATGGTCGCTGAGCCTGCAAACCCTGATGCTGCTGTCGTCCATGGCCTTCCTGCCGGCGCTGTTACTGATGATGACCGGTTTTACCCGCATCATCATCGTCCTGGGCCTGCTGCGCACTGCCATCGGCACCACCTCGGCGCCCCCCAACCAGGTATTGCTCGGCCTGGCCCTGTTTCTGACGTTCTTTGTTATGTCGCCGGTGCTGAACAAGGCCTACGACACCGCGTGGCAGCCGTTCTCCAGCAACCAGATCGGCCTTGAGGAAATGCTCGACAAGGGCAGCCAGCCGTTTCGCGGCTTCATGCTCAAGCAGACCCGCGAAACCGACCTGGCCATGTATGCGCGCATCGCCGACCTGCAGGACCTGGACAGCCCCGACCAGGTACCCATGCGCGTGCTGATGCCGGCCTTCGTCACCAGCGAGCTGAAGACCGCCTTCCAGATCGGCTTCAGCATTTTCGTCCCCTTTCTGATCATCGATCTGATCGTCGCCAGCGTGCTGATGG
It encodes the following:
- the fliM gene encoding flagellar motor switch protein FliM; translation: MPLEDLLSQEEIDTLLNGVSGDDESSAGTEQMPWDAHIRPYDPATQHRVIRERLHALDIINERFARYFRMGLFNLIRRSADITVDSVRYQSFNDFSRHVPVPTNINLLAMKPLRGTVLTVFPPNLVFMVVDNLFGGDGRFLAKSEGREFTRTEQRIIRRLLSLAISAYQDAWSSVYPLEIEYLRSEMQAKFANITSSPNEIVVNTTFHLEVGNLASDFNIVIPYLMIEPLRQLLNGPLTDSDPDAEKAWNRKMAGEITQSHIELVADFTEIDTSIGQVMALQVGDVLPIELPDTLVAKVDGVPVLTCDYGSQNGLCALLVKDLIDHSPVGPEAASFVKGPVPPAKDSAHD
- the fliN gene encoding flagellar motor switch protein FliN; its protein translation is MTEPTTPEPTPAQDPSLEDEWASAMAEQGDDADLDDPWAAALAEQESAPADAPAAAPAKVFRPLNNQGGGAVSRDLEMIMDIPVKLSVELGRTRVTIKQLLELAQGSVLALDGLAGEPMDILINGYLIAQGEVVVVDEKYGIRITEIITPSERVQKLNR
- the fliO gene encoding flagellar biosynthetic protein FliO, with amino-acid sequence MTSPPSSPDSLLGLALLGKTGLAFAVVVASILLCGWLAKRLRPGHTRPGAHLRLVGSTQVGQRERVVIVQVQGRWLVLGVTPQHISALSELPAPADEPAAPGTPLAPAFAERLAAAVKQRLTPAGNDTP
- the fliP gene encoding flagellar type III secretion system pore protein FliP (The bacterial flagellar biogenesis protein FliP forms a type III secretion system (T3SS)-type pore required for flagellar assembly.) — its product is MNLRPMLLAATVLPALIDTAWAQEAPGLAAFTSQAMGNGSQQWSLSLQTLMLLSSMAFLPALLLMMTGFTRIIIVLGLLRTAIGTTSAPPNQVLLGLALFLTFFVMSPVLNKAYDTAWQPFSSNQIGLEEMLDKGSQPFRGFMLKQTRETDLAMYARIADLQDLDSPDQVPMRVLMPAFVTSELKTAFQIGFSIFVPFLIIDLIVASVLMALGMMMVPPATISLPFKLMLFVLVDGWQLLLGSLAQSFYT